One stretch of Daphnia pulicaria isolate SC F1-1A chromosome 8, SC_F0-13Bv2, whole genome shotgun sequence DNA includes these proteins:
- the LOC124310933 gene encoding CTTNBP2 N-terminal-like protein isoform X1, giving the protein MMAASNVNSNHSSAHLSKSNATFSSTKTTEQTNAMDIEQLQHMINCTVKKNPKAELSKSDLLRLLGYLEGELQARDVVIATLKAERVKQQVSHARYGRILPVNDPFIALQRDSRSATVGGSSTDDTALLKAVTEGPMAALEALVVQHRNSHVNLIQAMQDAEARHSQVLRELDDERRKHEHDTAQGDDITYGLEKERTRLREELEVEKQSKKKLDKDMKKLQETLDEERQRQKQIVLLLLAERKKLILKYVEERNKSEDLAQILGEEKGRVDTMAEGLEEESQKALQMEAELEKQLALFDTERAQLKAQLQREEKRTKELEMIIDKLHTEVDNLKKQQAEAHQVAMFQAGLNQPNSPPRITTTNRNSLPPGTSTLISPAGGGAMGPQLPSKPTVVPPQTPPRSVNSAVVSSSPVSIPRTSPSAPIPLNSATGLVVLGTSGKVVQPMALVSSTPVQAPTTGIARAVSPASGGIRNMQYNLGGMNAANISSSGSSRTLPPPPVSTATTNNEVGELTPASRGSSAGTMQSTSPRVAVSASAGTKVFTTTNNEGKVTFHVTTSATLPTSTSAASATGTATSAQPTTPKKSAALARGIPPPVPPNKPVIPPKKSSTATATSMASSSVSGQMINPVVISCSNNPQVTTVDHGRPISLEVHPVHKAGQVGSHQGLKFGITISKDKIQISSNPPEQGLADQEVREAVVQVGDGVDDGSRDSQAPGHEISHDNSSHSPLSPSCLALLEKELEEFQQLLSSMATTPNSSFAPSSLPLSGSWRAVSPLFYSSTLLPNDPRFHFVRLLRSGFKGGGSMLAGDLFTMSRWFDIVRIFQHSCGREQRRYAAYGCLRWPTYKGPRKPLKIFYTTVAS; this is encoded by the exons ATGATGGCTGCTAGCAATGTGAATTCAAACCACAGCTCAGCTCACTTGTCAAAATCAAATGCCACATTTTCTTCAACCAAGACCACAGAACAAACCAATGCCATGGATATCGAGCAGCTTCAACACATGATTAATTGCACTGTGAAG AAAAACCCAAAAGCTGAATTAAGCAAATCCGACTTGCTTCGTCTGTTGGGCTACCTGGAAGGGGAGCTTCAAGCCAGAGATGTGGTGATTGCAACATTGAAG GCTGAACGCGTTAAACAGCAAGTCAGCCATGCTCGTTATGGACGCATTCTACCCGTCAACGACCCGTTCATCGCTCTGCAACGTGATTCACGCTCTGCCACAGTTGGTGGTTCGTCTACCGACGACACGGCTCTTTTAAAAGCTGTTACCGAAGGTCCTATGGCAGCTCTGGAAGCCCTGGTAGTCCAACATAGAAATTCTCACGTTAATCTCATTCAAGCCATGCAAGACGCCGAAGCACGCCACTCACAG GTGCTTCGTGAATTAGACGACGAGAGAAGGAAGCATGAGCATGACACTGCCCAAGGTGACGACATCACTTACGGATTGGAAAAAGAACGGACGAGACTTCGGGAG GAACTGGAGGTGGAGAAGcaatcaaagaagaaactcGATAAGGACATGAAAAAGTTGCAGGAAACATTGGACGAAGAACGGCagagacaaaaacaaattgttttgttgttgttggctgagCGCAAAAAACTCATTCTCAAATACGTCGAAGAAAGGAATAAATCAGAAGACTTGGCTCAGATCCTGGGAGAGGAGAAGGGACGGGTCGACACGATGGCTGAAGGTTTGGAAGAAGAGAGCCAAAAAGCTTTGCAAATGGAGGCAGAGTTAGAGAAACAGCTGGCTCTGTTTGACACTGAAAGAGCCCAACTTAAAGCCCAGCTGCAACGCGAAGAAAAGAGGACTAAGGAACTGGAAATGATTATTGACAAACTTCACACAGAGGTCGACAACCTAAAGAAACAACAAGCAGAAGCTCACCAAGTGGCCATGTTCCAAGCTGGACTCAATCAGCCCAATAGTCCTCCCAGAATTACCACAACTAATCGAAACAGTTTACCCCCGGGAACTTCGACCCTTATATCTCCAGCTGGAGGTGGCGCCATGGGACCCCAACTTCCTTCAAAACCCACAGTTGTCCCTCCGCAAACTCCTCCGCGTTCCGTCAATTCTGCGG TCGTAAGTAGCAGCCCAGTCAGTATACCACGTACAAGCCCGTCAGCTCCAATTCCGCTCAATTCGGCTACTGGGCTCGTTGTACTAGGCACAAGCGGAAAAGTTGTTCAGCCAATGGCTCTCGTTAGTAGCACTCCAGTCCAGGCACCaa caACCGGAATTGCCCGAGCTGTTAGCCCTGCCTCTGGAGGAATCCGCAACATGCAATATAATTTAGGAGGGATGAATGCAGCTAACATTAGTTCATCCGGGTCTTCCAGAACTCTGCCTCCACCACCGGTTTCGACTGCCACCACAAATAATGAAGTTGGCGAATTGACACCG GCGAGCCGTGGATCTTCCGCTGGTACAATGCAGTCAACTTCACCGCGAGTGGCCGTTTCAGCCTCTGCGGGCACGAAAGTCTTCACTACTACCAACAATGAAGGCAAAGTTACTTTCCACGTCACGACGAGCGCCACTTTGCCGACATCCACATCTGCTGCATCCGCAACTGGAACGGCTACGTCTGCTCAGCCCACAACGCCCAAAAAGTCGGCTGCTCTTGCACGAGGCATTCCACCGCCAGTACCACCCAACAAGCCGGTCATTCCTCCGAAGAAATCTTCCACAGCCACTGCAACATCCATGGCCAGCAGTTCCGTTTCAGGTCAGATGATCAACCCGGTGGTTATATCTTGTTCGAATAACCCACAGGTGACTACTGTAGACCATGGCCGGCCAATCAGCTTAGAAGTGCATCCAGTGCACAAGGCTGGCCAAGTGGGTTCGCATCAGGGTCTCAAGTTCGGCATCACCATTTCGAAAGATAAGATTCAAATCAGCAGCAATCCTCCTGAACAGGGATTAGCGGATCAAGAGGTCCGTGAAGCTGTCGTGCAGGTGGGTGATGGTGTAGATGATGGTAGCCGTGACAGCCAAGCGCCCGGGCATGAGATTTCTCACGACAATTCTTCTCATTCCCCTCTTTCTCCCTCGTGTCTTGCTTTGCTGGAGAAAGAACTGGAAGAATTCCAGCAGCTCCTCAGCAGCATGGCTACTACCCCCAATTCTTCTTTCGCCCCTTCATCTCTTCCTTTATCAGGTAGCTGGAGAGCCGTCTCACCCCTTTTTTATAGCAGCACTTTGCTTCCAAACGATCCGCGCTTTCACTTTGTACGTCTGCTTCGTTCCGGTTTTAAAGGAGGTGGCTCCATGTTAGCAGGGGACCTTTTTACAAT GTCCCGCTGGTTTGACATCGTCCGCATCTTCCAGCACTCCTGCGGAAGAGAGCAGCGGCGTTATGCTGCATATGGGTGTTTGAGATGGCCCACATATAAAGGACCAAGAAAGCcacttaaaatattttacacgACAGTTGCATCTTAA
- the LOC124310933 gene encoding CTTNBP2 N-terminal-like protein isoform X2, which produces MMAASNVNSNHSSAHLSKSNATFSSTKTTEQTNAMDIEQLQHMINCTVKKNPKAELSKSDLLRLLGYLEGELQARDVVIATLKAERVKQQVSHARYGRILPVNDPFIALQRDSRSATVGGSSTDDTALLKAVTEGPMAALEALVVQHRNSHVNLIQAMQDAEARHSQELEVEKQSKKKLDKDMKKLQETLDEERQRQKQIVLLLLAERKKLILKYVEERNKSEDLAQILGEEKGRVDTMAEGLEEESQKALQMEAELEKQLALFDTERAQLKAQLQREEKRTKELEMIIDKLHTEVDNLKKQQAEAHQVAMFQAGLNQPNSPPRITTTNRNSLPPGTSTLISPAGGGAMGPQLPSKPTVVPPQTPPRSVNSAVVSSSPVSIPRTSPSAPIPLNSATGLVVLGTSGKVVQPMALVSSTPVQAPTTGIARAVSPASGGIRNMQYNLGGMNAANISSSGSSRTLPPPPVSTATTNNEVGELTPASRGSSAGTMQSTSPRVAVSASAGTKVFTTTNNEGKVTFHVTTSATLPTSTSAASATGTATSAQPTTPKKSAALARGIPPPVPPNKPVIPPKKSSTATATSMASSSVSGQMINPVVISCSNNPQVTTVDHGRPISLEVHPVHKAGQVGSHQGLKFGITISKDKIQISSNPPEQGLADQEVREAVVQVGDGVDDGSRDSQAPGHEISHDNSSHSPLSPSCLALLEKELEEFQQLLSSMATTPNSSFAPSSLPLSGSWRAVSPLFYSSTLLPNDPRFHFVRLLRSGFKGGGSMLAGDLFTMSRWFDIVRIFQHSCGREQRRYAAYGCLRWPTYKGPRKPLKIFYTTVAS; this is translated from the exons ATGATGGCTGCTAGCAATGTGAATTCAAACCACAGCTCAGCTCACTTGTCAAAATCAAATGCCACATTTTCTTCAACCAAGACCACAGAACAAACCAATGCCATGGATATCGAGCAGCTTCAACACATGATTAATTGCACTGTGAAG AAAAACCCAAAAGCTGAATTAAGCAAATCCGACTTGCTTCGTCTGTTGGGCTACCTGGAAGGGGAGCTTCAAGCCAGAGATGTGGTGATTGCAACATTGAAG GCTGAACGCGTTAAACAGCAAGTCAGCCATGCTCGTTATGGACGCATTCTACCCGTCAACGACCCGTTCATCGCTCTGCAACGTGATTCACGCTCTGCCACAGTTGGTGGTTCGTCTACCGACGACACGGCTCTTTTAAAAGCTGTTACCGAAGGTCCTATGGCAGCTCTGGAAGCCCTGGTAGTCCAACATAGAAATTCTCACGTTAATCTCATTCAAGCCATGCAAGACGCCGAAGCACGCCACTCACAG GAACTGGAGGTGGAGAAGcaatcaaagaagaaactcGATAAGGACATGAAAAAGTTGCAGGAAACATTGGACGAAGAACGGCagagacaaaaacaaattgttttgttgttgttggctgagCGCAAAAAACTCATTCTCAAATACGTCGAAGAAAGGAATAAATCAGAAGACTTGGCTCAGATCCTGGGAGAGGAGAAGGGACGGGTCGACACGATGGCTGAAGGTTTGGAAGAAGAGAGCCAAAAAGCTTTGCAAATGGAGGCAGAGTTAGAGAAACAGCTGGCTCTGTTTGACACTGAAAGAGCCCAACTTAAAGCCCAGCTGCAACGCGAAGAAAAGAGGACTAAGGAACTGGAAATGATTATTGACAAACTTCACACAGAGGTCGACAACCTAAAGAAACAACAAGCAGAAGCTCACCAAGTGGCCATGTTCCAAGCTGGACTCAATCAGCCCAATAGTCCTCCCAGAATTACCACAACTAATCGAAACAGTTTACCCCCGGGAACTTCGACCCTTATATCTCCAGCTGGAGGTGGCGCCATGGGACCCCAACTTCCTTCAAAACCCACAGTTGTCCCTCCGCAAACTCCTCCGCGTTCCGTCAATTCTGCGG TCGTAAGTAGCAGCCCAGTCAGTATACCACGTACAAGCCCGTCAGCTCCAATTCCGCTCAATTCGGCTACTGGGCTCGTTGTACTAGGCACAAGCGGAAAAGTTGTTCAGCCAATGGCTCTCGTTAGTAGCACTCCAGTCCAGGCACCaa caACCGGAATTGCCCGAGCTGTTAGCCCTGCCTCTGGAGGAATCCGCAACATGCAATATAATTTAGGAGGGATGAATGCAGCTAACATTAGTTCATCCGGGTCTTCCAGAACTCTGCCTCCACCACCGGTTTCGACTGCCACCACAAATAATGAAGTTGGCGAATTGACACCG GCGAGCCGTGGATCTTCCGCTGGTACAATGCAGTCAACTTCACCGCGAGTGGCCGTTTCAGCCTCTGCGGGCACGAAAGTCTTCACTACTACCAACAATGAAGGCAAAGTTACTTTCCACGTCACGACGAGCGCCACTTTGCCGACATCCACATCTGCTGCATCCGCAACTGGAACGGCTACGTCTGCTCAGCCCACAACGCCCAAAAAGTCGGCTGCTCTTGCACGAGGCATTCCACCGCCAGTACCACCCAACAAGCCGGTCATTCCTCCGAAGAAATCTTCCACAGCCACTGCAACATCCATGGCCAGCAGTTCCGTTTCAGGTCAGATGATCAACCCGGTGGTTATATCTTGTTCGAATAACCCACAGGTGACTACTGTAGACCATGGCCGGCCAATCAGCTTAGAAGTGCATCCAGTGCACAAGGCTGGCCAAGTGGGTTCGCATCAGGGTCTCAAGTTCGGCATCACCATTTCGAAAGATAAGATTCAAATCAGCAGCAATCCTCCTGAACAGGGATTAGCGGATCAAGAGGTCCGTGAAGCTGTCGTGCAGGTGGGTGATGGTGTAGATGATGGTAGCCGTGACAGCCAAGCGCCCGGGCATGAGATTTCTCACGACAATTCTTCTCATTCCCCTCTTTCTCCCTCGTGTCTTGCTTTGCTGGAGAAAGAACTGGAAGAATTCCAGCAGCTCCTCAGCAGCATGGCTACTACCCCCAATTCTTCTTTCGCCCCTTCATCTCTTCCTTTATCAGGTAGCTGGAGAGCCGTCTCACCCCTTTTTTATAGCAGCACTTTGCTTCCAAACGATCCGCGCTTTCACTTTGTACGTCTGCTTCGTTCCGGTTTTAAAGGAGGTGGCTCCATGTTAGCAGGGGACCTTTTTACAAT GTCCCGCTGGTTTGACATCGTCCGCATCTTCCAGCACTCCTGCGGAAGAGAGCAGCGGCGTTATGCTGCATATGGGTGTTTGAGATGGCCCACATATAAAGGACCAAGAAAGCcacttaaaatattttacacgACAGTTGCATCTTAA
- the LOC124310933 gene encoding CTTNBP2 N-terminal-like protein isoform X4 gives MMAASNVNSNHSSAHLSKSNATFSSTKTTEQTNAMDIEQLQHMINCTVKKNPKAELSKSDLLRLLGYLEGELQARDVVIATLKAERVKQQVSHARYGRILPVNDPFIALQRDSRSATVGGSSTDDTALLKAVTEGPMAALEALVVQHRNSHVNLIQAMQDAEARHSQVLRELDDERRKHEHDTAQGDDITYGLEKERTRLREELEVEKQSKKKLDKDMKKLQETLDEERQRQKQIVLLLLAERKKLILKYVEERNKSEDLAQILGEEKGRVDTMAEGLEEESQKALQMEAELEKQLALFDTERAQLKAQLQREEKRTKELEMIIDKLHTEVDNLKKQQAEAHQVAMFQAGLNQPNSPPRITTTNRNSLPPGTSTLISPAGGGAMGPQLPSKPTVVPPQTPPRSVNSAVVSSSPVSIPRTSPSAPIPLNSATGLVVLGTSGKVVQPMALVSSTPVQAPTTGIARAVSPASGGIRNMQYNLGGMNAANISSSGSSRTLPPPPVSTATTNNEVGELTPASRGSSAGTMQSTSPRVAVSASAGTKVFTTTNNEGKVTFHVTTSATLPTSTSAASATGTATSAQPTTPKKSAALARGIPPPVPPNKPVIPPKKSSTATATSMASSSVSGQMINPVVISCSNNPQVTTVDHGRPISLEVHPVHKAGQVGSHQGLKFGITISKDKIQISSNPPEQGLADQEVREAVVQVGDGVDDGSRDSQAPGHEISHDNSSHSPLSPSCLALLEKELEEFQQLLSSMATTPNSSFAPSSLPLSGPAGLTSSASSSTPAEESSGVMLHMGV, from the exons ATGATGGCTGCTAGCAATGTGAATTCAAACCACAGCTCAGCTCACTTGTCAAAATCAAATGCCACATTTTCTTCAACCAAGACCACAGAACAAACCAATGCCATGGATATCGAGCAGCTTCAACACATGATTAATTGCACTGTGAAG AAAAACCCAAAAGCTGAATTAAGCAAATCCGACTTGCTTCGTCTGTTGGGCTACCTGGAAGGGGAGCTTCAAGCCAGAGATGTGGTGATTGCAACATTGAAG GCTGAACGCGTTAAACAGCAAGTCAGCCATGCTCGTTATGGACGCATTCTACCCGTCAACGACCCGTTCATCGCTCTGCAACGTGATTCACGCTCTGCCACAGTTGGTGGTTCGTCTACCGACGACACGGCTCTTTTAAAAGCTGTTACCGAAGGTCCTATGGCAGCTCTGGAAGCCCTGGTAGTCCAACATAGAAATTCTCACGTTAATCTCATTCAAGCCATGCAAGACGCCGAAGCACGCCACTCACAG GTGCTTCGTGAATTAGACGACGAGAGAAGGAAGCATGAGCATGACACTGCCCAAGGTGACGACATCACTTACGGATTGGAAAAAGAACGGACGAGACTTCGGGAG GAACTGGAGGTGGAGAAGcaatcaaagaagaaactcGATAAGGACATGAAAAAGTTGCAGGAAACATTGGACGAAGAACGGCagagacaaaaacaaattgttttgttgttgttggctgagCGCAAAAAACTCATTCTCAAATACGTCGAAGAAAGGAATAAATCAGAAGACTTGGCTCAGATCCTGGGAGAGGAGAAGGGACGGGTCGACACGATGGCTGAAGGTTTGGAAGAAGAGAGCCAAAAAGCTTTGCAAATGGAGGCAGAGTTAGAGAAACAGCTGGCTCTGTTTGACACTGAAAGAGCCCAACTTAAAGCCCAGCTGCAACGCGAAGAAAAGAGGACTAAGGAACTGGAAATGATTATTGACAAACTTCACACAGAGGTCGACAACCTAAAGAAACAACAAGCAGAAGCTCACCAAGTGGCCATGTTCCAAGCTGGACTCAATCAGCCCAATAGTCCTCCCAGAATTACCACAACTAATCGAAACAGTTTACCCCCGGGAACTTCGACCCTTATATCTCCAGCTGGAGGTGGCGCCATGGGACCCCAACTTCCTTCAAAACCCACAGTTGTCCCTCCGCAAACTCCTCCGCGTTCCGTCAATTCTGCGG TCGTAAGTAGCAGCCCAGTCAGTATACCACGTACAAGCCCGTCAGCTCCAATTCCGCTCAATTCGGCTACTGGGCTCGTTGTACTAGGCACAAGCGGAAAAGTTGTTCAGCCAATGGCTCTCGTTAGTAGCACTCCAGTCCAGGCACCaa caACCGGAATTGCCCGAGCTGTTAGCCCTGCCTCTGGAGGAATCCGCAACATGCAATATAATTTAGGAGGGATGAATGCAGCTAACATTAGTTCATCCGGGTCTTCCAGAACTCTGCCTCCACCACCGGTTTCGACTGCCACCACAAATAATGAAGTTGGCGAATTGACACCG GCGAGCCGTGGATCTTCCGCTGGTACAATGCAGTCAACTTCACCGCGAGTGGCCGTTTCAGCCTCTGCGGGCACGAAAGTCTTCACTACTACCAACAATGAAGGCAAAGTTACTTTCCACGTCACGACGAGCGCCACTTTGCCGACATCCACATCTGCTGCATCCGCAACTGGAACGGCTACGTCTGCTCAGCCCACAACGCCCAAAAAGTCGGCTGCTCTTGCACGAGGCATTCCACCGCCAGTACCACCCAACAAGCCGGTCATTCCTCCGAAGAAATCTTCCACAGCCACTGCAACATCCATGGCCAGCAGTTCCGTTTCAGGTCAGATGATCAACCCGGTGGTTATATCTTGTTCGAATAACCCACAGGTGACTACTGTAGACCATGGCCGGCCAATCAGCTTAGAAGTGCATCCAGTGCACAAGGCTGGCCAAGTGGGTTCGCATCAGGGTCTCAAGTTCGGCATCACCATTTCGAAAGATAAGATTCAAATCAGCAGCAATCCTCCTGAACAGGGATTAGCGGATCAAGAGGTCCGTGAAGCTGTCGTGCAGGTGGGTGATGGTGTAGATGATGGTAGCCGTGACAGCCAAGCGCCCGGGCATGAGATTTCTCACGACAATTCTTCTCATTCCCCTCTTTCTCCCTCGTGTCTTGCTTTGCTGGAGAAAGAACTGGAAGAATTCCAGCAGCTCCTCAGCAGCATGGCTACTACCCCCAATTCTTCTTTCGCCCCTTCATCTCTTCCTTTATCAG GTCCCGCTGGTTTGACATCGTCCGCATCTTCCAGCACTCCTGCGGAAGAGAGCAGCGGCGTTATGCTGCATATGGGTGTTTGA
- the LOC124310933 gene encoding CTTNBP2 N-terminal-like protein isoform X6, with translation MMAASNVNSNHSSAHLSKSNATFSSTKTTEQTNAMDIEQLQHMINCTVKKNPKAELSKSDLLRLLGYLEGELQARDVVIATLKAERVKQQVSHARYGRILPVNDPFIALQRDSRSATVGGSSTDDTALLKAVTEGPMAALEALVVQHRNSHVNLIQAMQDAEARHSQVLRELDDERRKHEHDTAQGDDITYGLEKERTRLREELEVEKQSKKKLDKDMKKLQETLDEERQRQKQIVLLLLAERKKLILKYVEERNKSEDLAQILGEEKGRVDTMAEGLEEESQKALQMEAELEKQLALFDTERAQLKAQLQREEKRTKELEMIIDKLHTEVDNLKKQQAEAHQVAMFQAGLNQPNSPPRITTTNRNSLPPGTSTLISPAGGGAMGPQLPSKPTVVPPQTPPRSVNSAVVSSSPVSIPRTSPSAPIPLNSATGLVVLGTSGKVVQPMALVSSTPVQAPTTGIARAVSPASGGIRNMQYNLGGMNAANISSSGSSRTLPPPPVSTATTNNEVGELTPASRGSSAGTMQSTSPRVAVSASAGTKVFTTTNNEGKVTFHVTTSATLPTSTSAASATGTATSAQPTTPKKSAALARGIPPPVPPNKPVIPPKKSSTATATSMASSSVSGPAGLTSSASSSTPAEESSGVMLHMGV, from the exons ATGATGGCTGCTAGCAATGTGAATTCAAACCACAGCTCAGCTCACTTGTCAAAATCAAATGCCACATTTTCTTCAACCAAGACCACAGAACAAACCAATGCCATGGATATCGAGCAGCTTCAACACATGATTAATTGCACTGTGAAG AAAAACCCAAAAGCTGAATTAAGCAAATCCGACTTGCTTCGTCTGTTGGGCTACCTGGAAGGGGAGCTTCAAGCCAGAGATGTGGTGATTGCAACATTGAAG GCTGAACGCGTTAAACAGCAAGTCAGCCATGCTCGTTATGGACGCATTCTACCCGTCAACGACCCGTTCATCGCTCTGCAACGTGATTCACGCTCTGCCACAGTTGGTGGTTCGTCTACCGACGACACGGCTCTTTTAAAAGCTGTTACCGAAGGTCCTATGGCAGCTCTGGAAGCCCTGGTAGTCCAACATAGAAATTCTCACGTTAATCTCATTCAAGCCATGCAAGACGCCGAAGCACGCCACTCACAG GTGCTTCGTGAATTAGACGACGAGAGAAGGAAGCATGAGCATGACACTGCCCAAGGTGACGACATCACTTACGGATTGGAAAAAGAACGGACGAGACTTCGGGAG GAACTGGAGGTGGAGAAGcaatcaaagaagaaactcGATAAGGACATGAAAAAGTTGCAGGAAACATTGGACGAAGAACGGCagagacaaaaacaaattgttttgttgttgttggctgagCGCAAAAAACTCATTCTCAAATACGTCGAAGAAAGGAATAAATCAGAAGACTTGGCTCAGATCCTGGGAGAGGAGAAGGGACGGGTCGACACGATGGCTGAAGGTTTGGAAGAAGAGAGCCAAAAAGCTTTGCAAATGGAGGCAGAGTTAGAGAAACAGCTGGCTCTGTTTGACACTGAAAGAGCCCAACTTAAAGCCCAGCTGCAACGCGAAGAAAAGAGGACTAAGGAACTGGAAATGATTATTGACAAACTTCACACAGAGGTCGACAACCTAAAGAAACAACAAGCAGAAGCTCACCAAGTGGCCATGTTCCAAGCTGGACTCAATCAGCCCAATAGTCCTCCCAGAATTACCACAACTAATCGAAACAGTTTACCCCCGGGAACTTCGACCCTTATATCTCCAGCTGGAGGTGGCGCCATGGGACCCCAACTTCCTTCAAAACCCACAGTTGTCCCTCCGCAAACTCCTCCGCGTTCCGTCAATTCTGCGG TCGTAAGTAGCAGCCCAGTCAGTATACCACGTACAAGCCCGTCAGCTCCAATTCCGCTCAATTCGGCTACTGGGCTCGTTGTACTAGGCACAAGCGGAAAAGTTGTTCAGCCAATGGCTCTCGTTAGTAGCACTCCAGTCCAGGCACCaa caACCGGAATTGCCCGAGCTGTTAGCCCTGCCTCTGGAGGAATCCGCAACATGCAATATAATTTAGGAGGGATGAATGCAGCTAACATTAGTTCATCCGGGTCTTCCAGAACTCTGCCTCCACCACCGGTTTCGACTGCCACCACAAATAATGAAGTTGGCGAATTGACACCG GCGAGCCGTGGATCTTCCGCTGGTACAATGCAGTCAACTTCACCGCGAGTGGCCGTTTCAGCCTCTGCGGGCACGAAAGTCTTCACTACTACCAACAATGAAGGCAAAGTTACTTTCCACGTCACGACGAGCGCCACTTTGCCGACATCCACATCTGCTGCATCCGCAACTGGAACGGCTACGTCTGCTCAGCCCACAACGCCCAAAAAGTCGGCTGCTCTTGCACGAGGCATTCCACCGCCAGTACCACCCAACAAGCCGGTCATTCCTCCGAAGAAATCTTCCACAGCCACTGCAACATCCATGGCCAGCAGTTCCGTTTCAG GTCCCGCTGGTTTGACATCGTCCGCATCTTCCAGCACTCCTGCGGAAGAGAGCAGCGGCGTTATGCTGCATATGGGTGTTTGA